The nucleotide sequence AGGTTTGAAATAACTGTCTGGTGGACAAAATCCCCGTTTCATCCAACTCAGTTGAATTGACTGCATCCTCTTTCCCAAACACCGGGAATCGGTGATTTGTCCCATACGGTGTGATTTGTGAAGCTTACATCCCTCCTAAACACTCCAACTGTAGGCATACTCCCTGTCTTCAACCTGAACGGCTTGCTGTGTGAATCTCAGTGGATGAAACACATCAATCATCACCGCCAGTTCATCGGTTCGTTCTTTGCCAATCGACCCTTCATACATACCGGGATGGGGACCGTGGGGAATTCCCCCTGGATGAACAGTGATTGAAGCTGGCTCAATCCCTTGCCGCGACATAAACGCCCCATCCACGTAGTAAAGAACCTCATCCGAATCCACATTGGAATGGTTGTAAGGTGCAGGAATTGCCTGGGGGTGATAGTCAAACAGACGCGGCACAAACGAACACACCACAAAACCTGGACCATCAAAGGTTTGATGCACCGGGGGGGGCTGATGCACCCGACCTGTAATCGGCTCAAAATCTTCAATATTGAAGGCAAAGGGATAGAGATGCCCATCCCAACCCACCACATCCAGGGGGTGATAGCGGAACAGGTAATGGGTGATGCGATCGCGGGCCTTCACCCGCACCTCAAATTCACCCTCTTCATCGTGGGTCACCAGCTTATCTGGTGGACGAATATCTCGTTCACTGTAGGGAGCATGTTCCAGAAACTGTCCATAGCGGTTGAGGTAACGAGCTGGTGGTTCAATATGCCCGTGGGCTTCAATCACCAGCATTCGTTGTTCCGTGTCCTCTGGAATAATCCGCCACAGCACACCCGTTGGAATCACCAGATAATCACCGGGGCGATAGCGCAAAATCCCATACTGACTTTCTAAAACACCTGTACCTGTATGAATAAAAAACAATTCATCTCCCTGAGCAAACCGGTACCAGTAAGCCATTGGTTCCGTTGGACAGGCGATCGCAATACACAAATTAGAGTTAATCAGCAAAGGAACACGGGAGGCAATCCCATCGCCTGACGTGGTTATTCTGGCAGTCCGCAAATGGCGAGGACGCAAAGCATCCGATTCCCCATAGTGGATCTCGACAGGGTTCTCCAGCAGAATCTTCTGGATCTGGGTGGGTGGATGCAGGTGATAAAGCAACGATTGAATCCCGGAAAACCCATGAATTCCCATTAACTCTTCGTGGTATAAAGAGCCATCTGGCTGTCGGAACTGAGTGTGTCGCTTGTGGGGAATCGTGCCCAACTTATAGTAATAACTCATTTTATAAAATTGTTGGTGAAGAGTGTGGGAAAAGGGGTGAGGAAGAGTTTCCAGACCTCGGAGGTTTTGAAAACCTCCGAGGTCTTACTCTTAACTCTAAATTTTCAAGTTTTAACTTTTACCTTCTAAAGGTTTCCTCTCAACGCTTGCTCTCGTTCGATCGCTTCAAACAATGCCTTAAAGTTTCCTTCGCCAAAGCCCTGGGATCCCTGACGCTGAATGATTTCAAAGAACAGAGTGGGTCTATCCTGAACAGGGCGAGTGAAGATCTGGAGCAGGTAACCTGCCTCATCTCGATCAATTAGAATTCCTAACGCTGCCAATTTCTCAATGGGTTCACCGATTGTTTCAACCCAGGGGTCTAAATGGTTGTAATAGGTTTCAGGTACACTCAGGAATTCAACCCCAAGCTGTTTAAGGATAGCGACTGTTTCAATAATATTGTCAGTTGCCAGGGCAATATGCTGCACACCAGCACCATGATTGTATTCCAGATATTCCTCAATCTGGGATTTACGTTTTCCAGAGGCAGGTTCATTAATTGGAAACTTAATCTTACCGCTGGTGTCTTGCATCACTTTAGACATCAGTGCAGAGTATTCAGTTGAAATGGTTTTGTCATCAAACTGCATCAGCAGATTGAAGTCCATAATACTGGCGAAAAACTCTGCCCAACGATCCATTTGCCCAAACTCAACATTCCCAACCACATGGTCGATCGCCTTCAATCCAGTCTGGTTCTCTACCTTCTGTGACAGGGGATGCATTTCTATTGTCCGGGGCACAAAACCTGGCGCAAATACTCCAGCATAATCGGCGCGATCAACAAACTTGATTACCACATCCCCGTAAGCATGGATCGCGGCATAGCGCAGATTGCCCCAGGCATCTCCCATTTTAGTGGGTGGAATTGCTCCGGTTGCTCCTCTAGCCGTCGTTTCCTGGTATGCCCGGACGACATCTGGAACTTCCAATGCAATCACCGCAACTCCATCCCCGTGTTTCT is from Leptothermofonsia sichuanensis E412 and encodes:
- a CDS encoding homogentisate 1,2-dioxygenase, which translates into the protein MSYYYKLGTIPHKRHTQFRQPDGSLYHEELMGIHGFSGIQSLLYHLHPPTQIQKILLENPVEIHYGESDALRPRHLRTARITTSGDGIASRVPLLINSNLCIAIACPTEPMAYWYRFAQGDELFFIHTGTGVLESQYGILRYRPGDYLVIPTGVLWRIIPEDTEQRMLVIEAHGHIEPPARYLNRYGQFLEHAPYSERDIRPPDKLVTHDEEGEFEVRVKARDRITHYLFRYHPLDVVGWDGHLYPFAFNIEDFEPITGRVHQPPPVHQTFDGPGFVVCSFVPRLFDYHPQAIPAPYNHSNVDSDEVLYYVDGAFMSRQGIEPASITVHPGGIPHGPHPGMYEGSIGKERTDELAVMIDVFHPLRFTQQAVQVEDREYAYSWSV
- the hppD gene encoding 4-hydroxyphenylpyruvate dioxygenase; translation: MNRLFPVKRFDHLEFYVGNAQQAAQFYSRCFGFTNTAYQGLETGNREVASYVMEQGEIRFVLSAALHPYHRIADSVQKHGDGVAVIALEVPDVVRAYQETTARGATGAIPPTKMGDAWGNLRYAAIHAYGDVVIKFVDRADYAGVFAPGFVPRTIEMHPLSQKVENQTGLKAIDHVVGNVEFGQMDRWAEFFASIMDFNLLMQFDDKTISTEYSALMSKVMQDTSGKIKFPINEPASGKRKSQIEEYLEYNHGAGVQHIALATDNIIETVAILKQLGVEFLSVPETYYNHLDPWVETIGEPIEKLAALGILIDRDEAGYLLQIFTRPVQDRPTLFFEIIQRQGSQGFGEGNFKALFEAIEREQALRGNL